The nucleotide sequence ATATGGTGTTGCGATCCAGATGGATTTTTCCGCGCAGGAAATTAAAGAATAATAAAGATCACTCATTATCCCGAGCTGCGTATCTGGTCCGCTCGCTACAACGTGAACGGTGCCGTCTCCTTCTGCCGAGTGTGCTGCCGTAAGGTGATCATCTTCTAATAAGTCCTCACCGCATACATACTCCCAATCCATTAGAAAAATAGCATGCAGAACTTGAACAGCTTCTCCTTCCATGACCATATGCGTATCGCGCCAAAAGCCGATATCAGGATCTTCACCTAAATACTCAACACCAACATTGAGGCCTCCAACAAAACCTATTTTTCCATCAATCACAATAATTTTACGGTGATTTCGGAAGTTTAGTTTTTGGTTAAAAAATCCATAACGAACAGGTAAAAATGCTTCTACAAGAACACCAGCCTTTTTCATGCGATCAATATCATGCTGCTGAAGCGATAAGCTACCTATTCCATCATACAAAAATCTGACTTTAACACCTTCGTTTGCTTTTTTTATCAAAAGATCGATAATATCCTTCCCAAGCCGGTCGGAGCGAAAGATATAATATTGAATGTGTATATATTCCTTCGCCTCTTGTAACCGTGCAATGATCTCAGGAAACGTTTCTTGACCATTCTGTAAAATTTTCGTATCCGTGCGTCTGTTAATACGAGTAAGCGTGATGTGATGAGCATGTTTAGCGAAACATTGCTGATGCCTTTTCAAATCACTAAAATCCGGTTTCTCTTCTTGCTTAGAAACCCTGATCCACTCATCCCTGTCTTTTTTTCTTTTCGATTTAAACAGATGACCTTTTAAGTAAAGTTGCCCCGAATAAAGGTAAAACATATACCCTACAAATGGGAACAGAATCAAAACATAAATCCATAGAAGCGTGTGCTGAGCTGTTCTGTTTTCGAGCATTAACGAATAAATCGTGTACAAAATAACGGCAATGTAAAGGAGCCCGAATGCTGCTTTAATAATTACATATCCTTCTGCAAAAAAAACGATGTATAAACAGACGAGTAACAATAGTGTGAGGAAAAATTCCCATATTCGTTTCATGCACTAGCTCCTTTTTCAATCTTCTCTTTACCTCTTTTATTCCCTTACCCTTGTAAATAAAACAAAAGCACCTCTCTTTTTATACCATTTTTTCTTAGGATTTGCAGATATCATGACTGTTATGAAATAAGTACCGTTTCGATCATTCGAACGGCTCCCATGCACAGACTCCTCGATGGCACTTAATGTCGACTTTTACGAAAATACTGTCCACTTTTTGAGTTTTACTGTCCACTTTCGCTGATTTACTGTCCACTTTTATAAATTTACTGTCCACTCTGCTATTTTTACTGTCCACTTTAATTTTCCGCAAAAAAAGAAACACATAAAAAAACTCCAAAGGTTATCACCACCTCTGGAGTCATTTAACCTTATTCAGCTTTCGCTCCATTTTGCTTCCAATAGTACTCTGCTACGGCATCAGCTACAGCTTCAGCACTTCTGTATAGCTCATCCATGTTGTTGTCGACGCCTCCGAATTCAATGAGAAGAGCATTTTCGGATAAGTCTTGATTGTAGACGCCGTTGCCAGTGGTTTTGTTTTTGCCGATTACCCCACGGCTTAATCCTGGATATTTCTTATCTAAAATCGCATTAATTTCCTGTGCTGCTTTTTGGTTTTTCTCAAAATTAGGATTAGCAGTTCCGATTACAAACAGCGTACGTGCATAAGATTTCCCATTAATTTCGGTTGTTGTGGATTTTCCTCTTAGCGAGTCACGATGCAGATCAAAGATCAGGTCTATATCCTGATTGCTCGCCATTGCACTTTGAACGAGCGTACGTGACATCGGGTAACTTTTTCGATAGTCTGTATTATTTTTCTTCAACAGTTCCGTCATGTTGGTATAATCAACGGTTGTTCCAATTCCTCTCGCCTCAAGTTCCTCGCCTAATTTTTTCCCGACCATCGTAATATTTACTTTGGAATGAATGGCATGGTCTGGATTTGTGACTCCTTTCAA is from Fictibacillus sp. b24 and encodes:
- the cls gene encoding cardiolipin synthase encodes the protein MKRIWEFFLTLLLLVCLYIVFFAEGYVIIKAAFGLLYIAVILYTIYSLMLENRTAQHTLLWIYVLILFPFVGYMFYLYSGQLYLKGHLFKSKRKKDRDEWIRVSKQEEKPDFSDLKRHQQCFAKHAHHITLTRINRRTDTKILQNGQETFPEIIARLQEAKEYIHIQYYIFRSDRLGKDIIDLLIKKANEGVKVRFLYDGIGSLSLQQHDIDRMKKAGVLVEAFLPVRYGFFNQKLNFRNHRKIIVIDGKIGFVGGLNVGVEYLGEDPDIGFWRDTHMVMEGEAVQVLHAIFLMDWEYVCGEDLLEDDHLTAAHSAEGDGTVHVVASGPDTQLGIMSDLYYSLISCAEKSIWIATPYFVPNEAIRTALRVAAKKGVQVRLMVPEINDGFLTQYATRSYYPELLRSGIEIYSYKKGFLHQKVIIIDGDTASIGTANMDMRSFHLNFEVNVFLLNTSSVNDLVRQYEEDMEESTKIRPVEFYKRGLWERTKESFSRLFSGVL
- the spoIIP gene encoding stage II sporulation protein P translates to MFTPQLNMKRLPLLLAGAMLFIVIATSFITSFEHKYRLSSSTMHKWLTEFSGEALVYFIGWENRYFTQELPKESEPPALSSVLFELTTSIKPGDIRSLLGNELPGFALYDSTIIVAGEGTDYTNLAYESPPPMELLLSGEEAEVQDMERLEDPDPTEPQNPPGQTTSGKKIAYIYHSHSWESFLPHLKGVTNPDHAIHSKVNITMVGKKLGEELEARGIGTTVDYTNMTELLKKNNTDYRKSYPMSRTLVQSAMASNQDIDLIFDLHRDSLRGKSTTTEINGKSYARTLFVIGTANPNFEKNQKAAQEINAILDKKYPGLSRGVIGKNKTTGNGVYNQDLSENALLIEFGGVDNNMDELYRSAEAVADAVAEYYWKQNGAKAE